AGACCGGCCACCCCGAACGCGGTGCCCGCACCGGAGTCGCCGTCGTCGTCATCGTCGTCATCGGCGGCGGCAGCGGTGGCCGGCGCGCTCGCGCCCGCCGACGCGGGCGCCGCCGCGGCGAGCGCGAGCACCGGAGCCGGGTTCTCCGGCTCCTCCGCGCCCGGCGCGGGCTCCTCGATCCACCGCGAGACATTGCCGTCGGAGTAGGTCTGGAGCACCTTGAACACCATGGTGTCGACCTGCGGCAGCGGCCCCATCGACACCGGGAACTCCTGGAACTCGCCCGGCTTCACCCCGCCGTTGGCCGCCGCCGTGTAGGTGAGCTTGGAGACCGCCTCGGTGAGCTGGCTGCCGTGCACCTCGACCGGCGGGTCGACCTTGCGCTTCTCCACCGCCACCGTCCAGCCCGGCACCGGCATGGTGGAGACCGAGCCCACCGGGGCGTTGTCCGGCAGGGTCACCTCGACCTTGACGGTCGACGCCGTGTCACTCTCGTTCGGCACCCGGAAGGCGAACCGGCCGTAGCCGCCCTGCGTACCCTCCTTGGGGTTGATCGTGACATGCGCGGAGGCCGGCCCGGCCAGGCCGAGCACGGCCGCGGCGGCGGCGAGAGTCAGCGCGGCGGCGGTCGCGGGGCGCCGGAGACGGATCATCAGATGGGACCTTCCGTTACTTGATCGGCACGGTGGCGGTCACCGTGGCCTGGTCGATGTCGGACGTGCGGACGGTGAAGCGGAGCTGCCAGTCACCCCGGGCCGGCAGGCTGATCTCGCCGGTGGCGTGGTTGTCGCTCAGCGGCAGCAGCGGCACCGTGATCGGTTCGATCCCCGCCGACGGCAACGCGGCGGTGACCTTCCACTCCTGCACCGGCTGCGGCCGGTTGTCGGTGGTGTAGGCGTAGAGGTGAATCGAGTTGTTGCCGGTCTCGGCCGGGTCCACCTCCACCTGGAGCGAATAGAGCGGGCTGCTCAGCGTGGTGGAGAAGTAGCCGGCCGGCGCGCCCGCCACATCGGCGGACGCGGTGCGCGCCGGGGTGGTCTGCACGAGCGTGGCCGACACCCCCAGCACCACCGCGGTGATCACCAGCTCGGCCACCACGGCGCGTCGCATCGCACCCGGCCGGCCGGCGGCGACCCGCCGCCGCACCAGCGCCCGGGAGTACGCGGCCACGCCGATCACCAGCGCGAACAGCACGATCTTGGCGAGCAGCAGCCGCCCGTACGTGGTGTCGACGAGCGCCTTCGGGCTGGCCACCTCGATCAGGCCCTGCACGGTGCCGGCGAGCAGCAGCGCGGCCACCGCCAGCGCGGCCCAGCGGGACCAGATCGGCAGGATCGCGCCCAGCTCCCGCTCGTCGGCCCGGGGCAGCAGGAAGGCCGCCAACATCACCAGGCCGCCGAGCCACACCGCCATGCCGCCCAGGTGGATGGCGTCCACCACCACGGAGACCGCGGGCGCCGGCGAGGCGGCCGGGTGGCCGGCGAGCGGCCAGGTGAACAGCGTCGCCCCGCCCAGGACGGCCAGGATGATCCCGTCGGTGCGGCCGACCGGCCCGGCGAACAGCGGGCGGAGCAGGAACGCCGCCGCGGCGAGCAGACCCAGCCGGACCAGGTGGGTGGTGCCGTAGGCGCTGCCGAGCACGTCGCCGAGGCCGGCGGAGGTGACGTCGAACAGCCCACCGCCGTTGGTGTAGGGCACCTGGAGCAACAGCTCGGCGACGGTGGCGACCGCCAACACGCCGAGCCCGGCCCAGGCCAGCCGCGCCGGCCCGCGCCGGGACAACCGGCGCGGCCAGAGCGCGGCCAGCACCAGGGCCGGACCGAACAGCAGCAGCAACCCGACGTAGCCGACGTACTTCGCCACCTTGACCGCGTTCTCGACCACCGGGTTGGCCCGGTTGTCCGAGCCGGTGTCGGTCGGCGGCTCCGACGGCGCCCCGACCGAGTAGGTGAACGCGCCGGACACCGGGTGGCTGTCAGCCGAGATCACCCGGTAGCTCACGAGGTAGGTGCCGCGCCCGCCGGACGGGTCCACCGGAATGGTGACCTCCGCGCCCTGGAACGTCGGCTCGCCCCGGTCGGCCCGGGAACCGTCCGGGGCGATCACCCGCACCTTGTCGGGCACCTTGCGGACGCTCTCGCTGAAGGTGATCACCACCTGGGCGGGCGCCTCGGGCACCACGGCGGACGCGGCCGGACTGCTGCTCACCAGCACCGCGTGGGCGCTGGCCGGGCCGGCCGGGACGAGCAGCAGGGTGGTCAGGAGGAGCAGCAGCCCGGCGACGGTCCCGGAGCGGGCGGCGAGCACCCCGGGCGGGCGGCGTACGGCAGCAGTCATGACCGCCATGGTTCCCGAACGGTGCCGTTTCCGGCGAGCCGACCTCCGCCGGAAATTGCGGATGCCCGATCGGCGCGGCGCCGCGCGCCACGCCGAACCTGGTCGGAGGTCATACGGGGGTGGTCGGCCGGCGGGCGGAAAAAGTTCCCGGCGTGTGCCGGAACACGGAATGGGCCGAAGGACCCTGTGTCACACAGGTACGCCGCGTAACCTCGTCTGTCGTGATCCCCGCCCCGCGCGACACCGCCACCGACCGCCCCCGCGCGGGGTCCGCGGCTGCGCGGGAGGCGGCCACCACCTGGGCGTTGGCCGCCCGGGACGGCGACCCGGACGCCCAGGCCGCCTTCGTCCGGGCCACCCAGGCCGAGGTCTGGCGCTTCGCCGCCGCCCTGGTCGACCCGGACACTGCCGACGACCTGACCCAGGAGACCTACCTGCGGGCGTTCCGGGCGCTGCCCGGCTTCGAGGGCCGCTCCACCGCCCGCACCTGGCTGCTCGGCATCGCCCGCCGGGCCTGCGCGGACCACCTGCGTACGGTGGTGCGCCGCCGCCGGCTCGACGAGCGGCTCGCCGCCCAGGCCGCCACCGACCGGCCACACCCGGACCCGGCGGGGCAGCTCGGCGCCACCGACCTGGTCCGCCGGCTGCCCGCCGAACGACGCTCCGCGTTCGTGCTCACCCAACTGCTCGGCCTGTCCTACGCCGAGGCGGCCGACGTGGAGGGGGTGCCGGTGGGCACCATCCGCTCCCGGGTCGCCCGGGCCCGCGACGAACTCGTCGACGCCGTCGGCGACACGCTCGCCGGATAGCGGGAACCATCCGTGGCGCTCGGACGACGAATGACTGTGACCCCCTCCACCACCCGGGCCGGGCGCTGGCCGGCCCTGCGCCCCTGGCTGGGCTTCGCGGCCCGCCTCGGGCTGGCCGCCGTCTGGCTGGTCGCCGGCGCCACGAAGGTCGGTGACCTGGCCGCCTCCGGCCGGGCCGTGAACGCCTACCAGGTGATGCCGTACGACGTGGCCACGGTGATCGGGGCGGCGCTGCCGTTCGTGGAGCTGGCCCTGGGCCTGCTCCTGCTCGCCGGGCTGGCCACCCGGGTCAGCGCCGGCGTCTCCGCGGTGCTGCTCGTGGTCTTCGTCACCGGCATCGCCTCCGCCTGGGCCCGCGGCCTGGCCATCGACTGCGGGTGCTTCGGCAGCGGCGGTCAACTCGGCGCCGGCCAGGCGCCGAGCTACCTCCCGGAGATCCTCCGGGACCTGGGGTTCCTGGCACTGGCCGGGTTCCTGCTGATCTGGCCCCGCACCCCGTTCTCGGTGGACGGTTGGCTGGCGGGCGAAACCGTGGAGGACGACGATGAGCAGCCGTAAGGGACGCCGGGACGCCGCTCGGGTGGTGCGCGAGCAGATCGCCCGGGAGAAGCGGCGCAAGCGGACGCTCTGGACCACGATCGCCGCGGTGCTTGTGCTCGTCATCGCCGGCGGCATCGGCTGGGCCGTCTACTCCGCCCAGAAGTCGGACGACTTCACCGCCCCGCCCGGCGCCAACGACGCCGGCACCGGCATCGTCGAGGGCAGCGGCCCGGTCACCATCGACCTGTACGAGGACTACCAGTGCCCGGTCTGCAAGCAGTTCCAGCAGGTCAACGGTGAGACGATCAACCAGCTCGTCAGCGAGGGCAAGGCGAAGGTGGTGTTCCACCCGGTCGCCTTCCTGAACCGCTTCTCCACCACCGAATACTCCACCCGCTCGTCGGCCGCCTCCGGCTGCGCCGCCGAGGGCGGCAAGTTCCGCGAGTTCACCGACCAGCTCTTCGCCCGGCAGCCGGCGGAGGGCAGCGCCGGGCTCAGCAACGACGAGCTGATCGACATCGGCGCGGGCGTCGGGCTGAACCGGGACGACTTCGGCTCCTGTGTGCGGGACGGCACCTACACGTCGTGGACCGGGCACGTCACCGACGAGGCGAGCAGGTCCGGCGTGACCGGCACCCCGACCATCAAGGTCAACGGCACCGAGGTCCAGGACAAGAGCCCGGACGGGATCAAGGCGGCCGTGGCGGCGGCCGGTAAGTGATCCGGGCACCGCTGCGCCGGGCCGGGCTGGTCGCCGCCGCCGCGGCCACCGCCCTGCTGGCGCTCGCCGCGCCGGCCGCCGCGCACGGTGCGGACGCCCCCGACGGCACCGACTACCGGGCCGCGGTCACCGGCGTCGCCCCGCACCGGGCCGGGCTCACCGCCCGGATGGTGGAGGCCGGCGCGCGGCTGGAACTGACCAACCGCACCGGCGCCGACGTCACCGTGCTCGGCTACTCCGGCGAGCCCTACCTGCGGATCGGCCCCGGCGGGGTGTACGAGAACAGCCACTCCCCCGCCACCTGGCTGAACCGCACCATCGCCGGGGACACCACACTGCCGGCCGAGGCCGACCCGGCCGCCGCGCCGGCCTGGCGACGGATCGACGACGGGCCGACCTACCGCTGGCACGACCAGCGCACGCTCTGGCGCGGCGACGGGCCGCCCGCCGCCGTCGCCGCCGACCCCGGCCGCGAGCAGCGGGTCCGCGACTGGACGGTGCCGCTGCGCGTCGGCGACACCCCGACCGAGGTACGCGGCACGCTGGACTGGGTGCCGCCGCCCGACCCGTACCCGTGGTGGGTCGCCGTCACCCTCGGTTTCCTGGTGCTCGGCGCGGCCGGGGTGGTGCCCGGCGGCACGGCCGCCGGGGTCCGCGCGTTGCGCGCGGTGGGCGGACTGCTCGCCGTGGGCGGCGCGGCTGCCGTGGCGCTCACCGTCGCCCGGGCGCTCGACAGCGGCGCCCCCGGCACCGGCGGCGTGCTCACCGACCTGGTCACCGGCCAGGTGTGGACGCTGCTCACCGGCCTCGGCGCGCTCGCCGCCGGCGGGTACGCGCTGGCCCGCCGGCCGGCCGCCGACTTCGCGCTGGCGCTCGCCGGCGCGTGCCTGGCCCTGTTCGCCGGGATCGCGAACCTCGCCGTGCTGTCCCGGTCGGTGCCCCCGGCAGCCGGCCCACCGGCCCTGGTCCGCGTGCTCGTCGCCGTGGCCCTGGCCACCGGCGCCGGCGCGCTGGCCGCCGGCCTGCTCCGCCTGCGCACCGCCGCCCGGGCCGCGCGCGCGACCCGGCCCTTCGCTCAGGCCGGCCGGGGCGCGAAGCCGTAGGGCAGCTCCAGGCGGTGCGCGGCCAGCACCGCCTCGTCGGCGAGCAGCTCGGCGGTGGGCGCGTCGGCGACGATCCGGCCGCCGTCCAGGATCACCGCGCGGGGGCACAGCTCCGCCGCGTACGGCAGGTCGTGGGTGACCATCAGCAGCGTCACCGGCAGCGCGCGCAGCACCTCCGCCAACTCCCGCCGGGCGGCCGGGTCGAGATTCGACGACGGCTCGTCGAGCACCAGGATCTCCGGCCGCATGGCCAGCACGGTCGCCACCGCCACCCGGCGCCGCTGCCCGAACGACAGGTGGTGCGGCGCCCGGTCCCGGTGCTCGGCCATCCCCACCGCGGCGAGCGCCTCGTCGACCCGGGCGGACAGCTCCGCCCCCCGCAGCCCCAGGTTGGCCGGGCCGAACGCGACGTCCTCCGCCACCGTGGGCAGGAAGAGCTGGTCGTCCGGGTCCTGGAAGACGATGCCGACCCGGCGGCGCACCTCGGCGAGCGTGCCCCGGTCGGGGGTCACCGTCAGGCCGCCGACCTCGATCGTGCCCTCGGTCGGCGTGAGGATGCCGTTGAGGTGCAGCACCAGTGTGGTCTTGCCGGCGCCGTTCGGCCCGAGCAGCGCCACCCGGTCGCCGCGCGGCACGGTCAGGTCCACGCCGTGCAGGGCGAGGTGACCGTCCGGGTACGCGTACCTGACGCCACGGACGTCCAGGGAGGGCGGCTGCTGCACGTACCCGATCATTGCAGGACGAGCGCGGCGGCGGCGATGGAGGCCGCGATCACCGGGACCGTCGCGGCGACCGCCCACTGCCCGGCGGTGGCCGCGCCCGCCCCCTGCCACACCGCCGGCATCCGGCCGGTGTAGCCCCGGGAGACCATCGCCAGGTAGACCCGCTCGCCGCGCTCGAACGCGCGCAGGAACAGCGCGCCGACGCCGGCCGCGAAGCCGCGCAGTTGCCAGAGGAAACGCGGGTCGTCGCCCCGGGACACCCGGGCCACCCGCATCCGCCGGGCCTCCCCGACCAGCACCTCCAGGTAGCGCAGCATGAACGTGGCGATCTGGGTGAGGATCTGCGGGCACCGCAGCCGGTCCAGGCCGAGGATCAGGTCACGGGTCGTCGTGGTCGCCGCCAGCAGGAGCGACGCGAGTACGCCGAGCGTGCCCTTGGCCAGGATGTTGAACGCGCCGTGCAACCCGTCGACGGAGAGGCTCAGCCCGGCCACCTCGACCCGCTCCCCGGCACCGAGGACCGGCAGCGCGAACGCGAACAGCACGAACGGCAGCTCGATCAACGCCCGGCCGAGCAGCCAGCGCGGGCCGACCCGGGCCAGCGCGGCCACGGCGACGACGAGCAGCGCGTAACCGCCGAACGCCCAGTGGGCCTCCCGCGGGGTGGCGACCACCGCCACGGTGAACAGCACCATGGCGGTGATCTTCACCTCCGGCGGGAGGCGGTGCACCGGCGAGCCGGACTCGCGGTAGAGCACGTGCCCGTGCCCGGCGCCCATTCGTCGGCCCCCGGCTCAGCGGTCGCCGGTGGACCGGGACGCGCTCGTCCCGGCCGCCGAACCGGCCGCGGCGTCCACCGGGCCGGTCCCGCCGTCGCCCGCCGGGCCGGTCCCGGTGGCGCCCGCCGGGCCGGTCCCGGTGGCGCTCGCGGGGGCGCGGCGGCGGGCCAGCCAGAACAGGCCGCCGCCGAGCGCGAACGTGAGCAGCACGCCGAGCACCCCGGACAGGCCGGTGGAGAGGAAGTCGTTGCCGATCCCGCGTACGCCGTAGTCGGCCAGCGGGCTGTCCGCCAGCTCGTGGTCCCGGGCCTGCTGGGCCGGGCAACTCCCGCCGGTGATCTCGTCGTCGGCGTTCACCGTGCAGCCCTTGAGCAGGGACGAGTCCAACCCGTCCGGGTGCGACGAGGCGTAGTTGCTGACCACGCCGGCCAGCACCAGGGCGACAAGCAGGCCACCGAGGAGGAACGGCCAGGAACGCTTGCTCATCGGGCACCTCCGGCGACCGGTACGGCGGACACCGGCGCGGCCGGCTTCTTCAGGGCGCGCAGCGCGTACACCAGGTCGGGGCGGACCTTCGCGACGGTGACCACGGTGGTCGCGGTGATCAGGCCCTCGCCGATGCCGATCAGCAGGTGGGCGACGGCCATGGTGCCGGCCAGCCCGCCGAGGTTGCTGCCGAGGTCGGTGGTGCCGCCCAGCCAGTATTCGAGCACGAAGCCCTGGGATGCGACCACGACGCTGACGAGCGCGGAGACGAACGCGGTGACCGCCAGGCCGGCGGGGGTCCGGGGCAGCACCCGCAGCAGCAGCGCGATCAGCAGGTAGGCGGCGGCGGTGCCGAGGATCGCCATGTTGGTGATGTTCAGGCCGAGCATCGCGACCCCACCGTCGCCGAAGACCAGGGCCTGCACCACGAGCACCACGGCCACGCAGAGCGCGCCCACCCAGGGCCCCACCAGCAGCGCCGCGAGCGCGCCACCGAGCAGGTGACCACTGACCCCGGCGGTGAAGATCGGGAAGTTGAGCATCTGCACCGCGAAGATGAACGCGGCCACCAGGCCGGCCATCGGCGCGAGCCGGTCGTCGAGGTCGGCCCGGCCACGCAGCACGCAGAACGTGAGCGCGGCGAGCGCGAGGGCCGCGAAGATCGCGGCCACGGGACCGTCGATGATCCCGTTGGAGATGTGCATCGCCAGGGTTTCCACGGAGGCGAGCCTATTTCCCGTCGGGTGTTGTTGCCAATACCTTGCAACAAGGCATGGGAATGATCACCGTCGGCCGCGCGTCGCCGCCGGCCACCGCCGGAGGCGCGGCGGTATCGTCACCGCCATGACCGACCGTCTCAGCCCCGGCGACGCCGCCCCCGAGTTCACCCTCCCCACCGACGACGGCGGGACACTCTCCCTGGCCGACCTGCGCGGCCGTAAGGTCATCCTGTACGCGTACCCGGCCGCCATGACGCCCGGCTGCACGAAGCAGGCATGCGACTTCCGGGACTCGCTCGCCTCGCTCCAGGCCGCCGGCTACGAGGTGGTGGGCATCTCGCCGGACAAGCCCGCGAAGCTGGCGAAGTTCCGCGACCGGGACGCGATCACGTTCCCGCTCGTCGCCGACGAGGACCGGGCGGTGCTGACCGCGTACGGCGCGTACGGCGAGAAGCAGTCGTACGGCCGCACCGTCACCGGCGTGATCCGCTCCACGTTCGTGATCGACCCCGACGGCAAGATCGAGCGGGCGCTCTACAACGTCAAGGCCACCGGCCACGTCGCCAAGCTGCGCCGCGACCTCGGGCTCGACTGATCCTGTCGGGGGCTGCCGTTACCGTCGGCACGTGGTGCGTTACAAATACTCACCCGAACTGCTGGCCGCGACCGCCGCGCGGGCGCGCAACGTCACCGAGGTCATGCGGCTGCTCGGGGTGCGGGTCAGCGGCGGGTCGCACGCGCACATCAGCCGGCAGCTCAAACGCTTCGGCATCGACATGTCGCACTTCACGAGGCAGGCGCACAACAAGGGGCAGCCGAGCCCGCGGCGCACCACCTCGTCGCAACTGCTGCTGCGACTTCCTGCCGGCTCGCGGCGCACTCCCGGCACCCGGTTGAAGCGAGCGCTGGGTGACATCGGCGTGCCGCAGGAGTGCGAGGAGTGCCGCTGCGGCCCGATCTGGTTCGGCCGGCCGCTGACCCTGCACGTCGACCACATCAACGGGGACTTCCTCGACAACCGGCCGCCCAACCTGCGGATCCTCTGCCCGAACTGCCACAGCCAGACCGACACGTTCGCCGGCCGCAACAAGGGCGACGGCCGCACCGACACCACGGCGGACCAGACTGCGCACTCTCCCGACCCGACGCCTTAGACTCAGCAGGCCGGCGGGAGTGGCGTAACAGGCAGCCGCGATAGGTTTAGATCCTATTGTCCGAAAGGACGTGGGGGTTCGACTCCCCTCTCCCGCACCAACCGCTATGTCAGGCGCATCACGAACGCAGGCCACCACCGGGGCGCTGCCCGCAGGATGGCGGGCGTGGACCTGCGCTTCGTACTCGACCCCGACCTCACCACCGAGCTGCGCGAACAGCTCGTCGCCCTCTGGGTGGACGCGACGAACGCCGGCGGCGCGGTCGGCTTCGTCGCGCCGGTGACCGCGGCCGAGGTGCGCCCGGTCGCCGCGTCGACCCTCGCCGAGGTCGCCGACGGGCCGGACCGGCTGCTCGCCGGCTTCGAGGGTGACCAGCTCGTCGCCGTCCTCGTCATCGTCGACAACCGGTTCCACCTGAAGTCGCACTGGCGGGTGCTCAAGCGCGTCATGGTGCGCCCCGACACCCAGGGGCGCGGCCACGGCGCGGCGCTGATGCGCGAGGCCGAGCGAGTCGCCCGGGCGATGGGCGTGGCGGCGCTGCACGTGACCGTCCGCGACGGCCTCGGCCTGGACCGTTTCTACCGCCGCCTCGGCTACCGCGAGGTGGGCCGCCTTCCCGCCGCCCTCCGCCTCTCCTCCACCGACTCCCGCGACGAGATCCTCATGTGGCTGGACCTCCCGATGCCGGCCGAACCCTCCGACGGCTGATCAGAATCCGAACGGTCGGTAGGATGGCTGGCATGGAGTCCGTTTCTCTCACGGAAGCCACGACCCGAGCGACCGCCGTCCTTATCCGGTGATGTTTCCCCGCCGGGCCCCGAGTTCTCCACGAAGATCGACACCAGTTCGGCGAAGTGGTGGCATCCTTGCCGGCCGGATACCGCCACTTCGCCGAGCTGGCGTCCGGGCGGTCAGCCGCATGCGGTGGGGACGGTGGACGGGGTGATCGGGGCGGCGGCGTCCAGGGGTGCGGCGGTCTCCGCCGGGGTGGGATGGGACGGGGACGGGGACGTTGAAGCGCTGGGGCGCGGGCGGGGTGACGGGGAGCGGGAGGGCTTCGCCGAGCGGGTCGTGGTCGCCGCGCCCGCGCCGTACATCCGGGTGGCGCTGCGCTGCACCTGGCCGGGGCGCATCCGGATGCCGGTGGCGGTCGCGCGGTGGCCGTACACGTCGGTGACCCGGATCGAGTACGGGCCGGGGCCGGCGCCCGACGGGATCAGCCAGTAGTTGTAGTCCTGGCGGTCGGCCGCGCGCCACGAGCCGTTCTGGCGGACCTCGACCGAGCGCAGCGGGTTGCCGTGGTCGCCGACCAGGACGGCGAACCACCACTGCGACGAGCCTTCCTTGAGGCGGAAGGTGAGCGGGCCGGGTAGCGACGGGTTCACCACGGCCCGGTAGCTGACCTTCACCACACCCTGCACCGGGTCGGCGATCCGGGCGAACGCCTCGGCGGAGAGGTCGAGGTGGCCGGCGGCGCACTCCGGGCACTGGTCCATGACGAGCACCCGGACGCTGCCGCGGGGGCCGGTGACGTCGAGGAAGCCGCCGCAGGAGGCGCCGGCCGCGTACTCGCTCGGGCCGAGCGCGACGTACAGCCGGTTGGCCGGCGCGGCGGGCCGGGAGCAGTTGCCGCCAGCGCCCTTCGAGTCGTAGAAGGTGGCCTTGCCGGTGTGCGTGGCGCCGCCGACGGGTGGGGCGGCGAGCGGGACGGCGGCCCGGGGTGGGGCGGCGCAGGCGGGGGCGGCGCCGCCGCGTACCGCGAGGGTGACCGCGACCACGGCGGCGAGCGTGGCCAGGCCGGCGGCGACGAGCCGGCGGCGGGTCCGGGGCGGGATCCGGTGGCCGGCCGGGGTCCCGTCGCTGGCGGGGGTCGGTGGGTGGGGTGCGCTGCCGTCGGTCACGCCAGCCGATGCTGCCGGACCGCCCGGCCGCCGGACAAGCTGGCTAAGCGAAAGCTAAGACCGGCGGGCGCGCGCGACGGCGACGAGGGTCCCCGCGCGGGAACGCGAATCAGTAGCATCCTCGGCATGTCCGATCGCCACCCGTTCGCCGATCCCGACGCTCCGGCGCAGACCTCCGATGTGGAGGGCGACGGGCCGGTGGAGGAGCCGGCGCCGCGGCGCCGCCGGGGCCGGCGGATCGTCCTGATCGCGCTGCTCGTGGTGGCGCTGCTGGCCGGCGGCGGCGCGCTGGCCGGCGGTCTCTACTACCGGTCGGTCAACAGTTCGATCGACCGGGTGGACGCGTTCATCGGTGTCCCCGAGGAGTCCCGGCCGCAGGTCGAGGTCAAAGGCGCGATGAACATCATGATCCTGGGCAGCGACTCCCGCGATCCGGAGAGCACCGGCGGTTCGCGCAGCGACACCATCATCCTGGCCCACCTGCCGAAGGACCGCGCGAGCGCCCAGCTCATCTCGATCCCCCGGGACACCTGGACCGCCGTGCCGCGGTCGAAGGAGGGTCGCGGTGGCCGCGACGCGAAGATCAACGCCGCGTACGCCTGGGGCGGGGTGCCGTTGATGGTGCAGACCGTGGAGAAGTTCAGCGGCGTCCGGGTGGACAACGTGGCGATGGTCGACTTCGCCGGCTTCAAGGAGATCATCGATGCGCTCGGCGGCGTCGACGTCGACGTGGAGAAGGGCTTCACCACGAAGTACTCGCTGATCGGCACGCGCACGTTCGAGCCGGGCCGGCAGCGGATGGACGGGGCCGCCGCGCTCGACTACGCGCGGGAGCGGCACGCCTTCGCCGACGGCGACTTCGCCCGCATCCGGCACCAGCAGCAGGTGATCAAGGCGATCCTGGACCGGGCGGCGTCCGGCGGCGTGTTGACAAACCCGGCCAAACTCAACTCGTTCGTGCGGGCCACGTCCAGTTCGGTCGCGGTCGACAAGTCGCTGTCGCTCGTGGACCTGGCGATGGAGATGCGCGGGCTGCGCGGCGGCA
The genomic region above belongs to Micromonospora sp. WMMD1128 and contains:
- a CDS encoding YcnI family protein; protein product: MIRLRRPATAAALTLAAAAAVLGLAGPASAHVTINPKEGTQGGYGRFAFRVPNESDTASTVKVEVTLPDNAPVGSVSTMPVPGWTVAVEKRKVDPPVEVHGSQLTEAVSKLTYTAAANGGVKPGEFQEFPVSMGPLPQVDTMVFKVLQTYSDGNVSRWIEEPAPGAEEPENPAPVLALAAAAPASAGASAPATAAAADDDDDDDGDSGAGTAFGVAGLVAGLAGLVLGGLAFARTRRESAAKS
- a CDS encoding energy-coupling factor ABC transporter permease, producing METLAMHISNGIIDGPVAAIFAALALAALTFCVLRGRADLDDRLAPMAGLVAAFIFAVQMLNFPIFTAGVSGHLLGGALAALLVGPWVGALCVAVVLVVQALVFGDGGVAMLGLNITNMAILGTAAAYLLIALLLRVLPRTPAGLAVTAFVSALVSVVVASQGFVLEYWLGGTTDLGSNLGGLAGTMAVAHLLIGIGEGLITATTVVTVAKVRPDLVYALRALKKPAAPVSAVPVAGGAR
- a CDS encoding ABC transporter ATP-binding protein — protein: MIGYVQQPPSLDVRGVRYAYPDGHLALHGVDLTVPRGDRVALLGPNGAGKTTLVLHLNGILTPTEGTIEVGGLTVTPDRGTLAEVRRRVGIVFQDPDDQLFLPTVAEDVAFGPANLGLRGAELSARVDEALAAVGMAEHRDRAPHHLSFGQRRRVAVATVLAMRPEILVLDEPSSNLDPAARRELAEVLRALPVTLLMVTHDLPYAAELCPRAVILDGGRIVADAPTAELLADEAVLAAHRLELPYGFAPRPA
- a CDS encoding PDGLE domain-containing protein, encoding MSKRSWPFLLGGLLVALVLAGVVSNYASSHPDGLDSSLLKGCTVNADDEITGGSCPAQQARDHELADSPLADYGVRGIGNDFLSTGLSGVLGVLLTFALGGGLFWLARRRAPASATGTGPAGATGTGPAGDGGTGPVDAAAGSAAGTSASRSTGDR
- a CDS encoding GNAT family N-acetyltransferase, which produces MDLRFVLDPDLTTELREQLVALWVDATNAGGAVGFVAPVTAAEVRPVAASTLAEVADGPDRLLAGFEGDQLVAVLVIVDNRFHLKSHWRVLKRVMVRPDTQGRGHGAALMREAERVARAMGVAALHVTVRDGLGLDRFYRRLGYREVGRLPAALRLSSTDSRDEILMWLDLPMPAEPSDG
- the bcp gene encoding thioredoxin-dependent thiol peroxidase, coding for MTDRLSPGDAAPEFTLPTDDGGTLSLADLRGRKVILYAYPAAMTPGCTKQACDFRDSLASLQAAGYEVVGISPDKPAKLAKFRDRDAITFPLVADEDRAVLTAYGAYGEKQSYGRTVTGVIRSTFVIDPDGKIERALYNVKATGHVAKLRRDLGLD
- a CDS encoding MauE/DoxX family redox-associated membrane protein, which translates into the protein MTVTPSTTRAGRWPALRPWLGFAARLGLAAVWLVAGATKVGDLAASGRAVNAYQVMPYDVATVIGAALPFVELALGLLLLAGLATRVSAGVSAVLLVVFVTGIASAWARGLAIDCGCFGSGGQLGAGQAPSYLPEILRDLGFLALAGFLLIWPRTPFSVDGWLAGETVEDDDEQP
- a CDS encoding sigma-70 family RNA polymerase sigma factor; protein product: MIPAPRDTATDRPRAGSAAAREAATTWALAARDGDPDAQAAFVRATQAEVWRFAAALVDPDTADDLTQETYLRAFRALPGFEGRSTARTWLLGIARRACADHLRTVVRRRRLDERLAAQAATDRPHPDPAGQLGATDLVRRLPAERRSAFVLTQLLGLSYAEAADVEGVPVGTIRSRVARARDELVDAVGDTLAG
- a CDS encoding copper resistance protein CopC, with product MAVMTAAVRRPPGVLAARSGTVAGLLLLLTTLLLVPAGPASAHAVLVSSSPAASAVVPEAPAQVVITFSESVRKVPDKVRVIAPDGSRADRGEPTFQGAEVTIPVDPSGGRGTYLVSYRVISADSHPVSGAFTYSVGAPSEPPTDTGSDNRANPVVENAVKVAKYVGYVGLLLLFGPALVLAALWPRRLSRRGPARLAWAGLGVLAVATVAELLLQVPYTNGGGLFDVTSAGLGDVLGSAYGTTHLVRLGLLAAAAFLLRPLFAGPVGRTDGIILAVLGGATLFTWPLAGHPAASPAPAVSVVVDAIHLGGMAVWLGGLVMLAAFLLPRADERELGAILPIWSRWAALAVAALLLAGTVQGLIEVASPKALVDTTYGRLLLAKIVLFALVIGVAAYSRALVRRRVAAGRPGAMRRAVVAELVITAVVLGVSATLVQTTPARTASADVAGAPAGYFSTTLSSPLYSLQVEVDPAETGNNSIHLYAYTTDNRPQPVQEWKVTAALPSAGIEPITVPLLPLSDNHATGEISLPARGDWQLRFTVRTSDIDQATVTATVPIK
- the cbiQ gene encoding cobalt ECF transporter T component CbiQ, with translation MGAGHGHVLYRESGSPVHRLPPEVKITAMVLFTVAVVATPREAHWAFGGYALLVVAVAALARVGPRWLLGRALIELPFVLFAFALPVLGAGERVEVAGLSLSVDGLHGAFNILAKGTLGVLASLLLAATTTTRDLILGLDRLRCPQILTQIATFMLRYLEVLVGEARRMRVARVSRGDDPRFLWQLRGFAAGVGALFLRAFERGERVYLAMVSRGYTGRMPAVWQGAGAATAGQWAVAATVPVIAASIAAAALVLQ
- a CDS encoding thioredoxin domain-containing protein translates to MSSRKGRRDAARVVREQIAREKRRKRTLWTTIAAVLVLVIAGGIGWAVYSAQKSDDFTAPPGANDAGTGIVEGSGPVTIDLYEDYQCPVCKQFQQVNGETINQLVSEGKAKVVFHPVAFLNRFSTTEYSTRSSAASGCAAEGGKFREFTDQLFARQPAEGSAGLSNDELIDIGAGVGLNRDDFGSCVRDGTYTSWTGHVTDEASRSGVTGTPTIKVNGTEVQDKSPDGIKAAVAAAGK
- a CDS encoding HNH endonuclease, producing the protein MVRYKYSPELLAATAARARNVTEVMRLLGVRVSGGSHAHISRQLKRFGIDMSHFTRQAHNKGQPSPRRTTSSQLLLRLPAGSRRTPGTRLKRALGDIGVPQECEECRCGPIWFGRPLTLHVDHINGDFLDNRPPNLRILCPNCHSQTDTFAGRNKGDGRTDTTADQTAHSPDPTP